In one Bacillus thuringiensis genomic region, the following are encoded:
- a CDS encoding ABC transporter ATP-binding protein, giving the protein MSVLEVKGLTKVYQSKGSVATTALNDINFKIEEGEFVGIMGPSGSGKTTLLNLLATIDKQTSGHVLVNGEEINQMRAAKLAEFRRTHLGFIFQDFNLLDTLSIKENIILPLVMAKKSVNEIDAKVLEIAKFLNIEEILNKKVYEVSGGQQQRAAAARAIIHEPTLILADEPTGNLDSKSAKSLMSALQDLHEQKKVTIAMVTHDPVAASYCERILFIRDGEIFSEIHKGRTKQAFFQEILDVLAMLGGEYHELSPARA; this is encoded by the coding sequence ATGAGTGTTCTTGAAGTAAAAGGGTTAACGAAGGTGTACCAATCAAAAGGTTCAGTAGCGACGACTGCTTTAAATGATATAAATTTTAAAATAGAAGAAGGCGAATTTGTAGGGATTATGGGTCCTTCGGGAAGCGGGAAAACAACGCTTTTAAATTTATTGGCGACAATTGATAAGCAAACTTCAGGTCATGTGCTTGTAAATGGGGAAGAAATTAATCAAATGCGTGCTGCAAAATTAGCGGAGTTTCGCCGTACACATTTAGGGTTCATCTTCCAAGATTTTAACTTACTTGATACGTTATCTATTAAAGAAAACATTATTTTACCACTTGTAATGGCGAAGAAATCCGTAAATGAAATCGATGCGAAAGTACTGGAAATTGCGAAGTTTTTAAACATCGAAGAAATTTTAAATAAAAAAGTATACGAAGTATCAGGCGGACAACAGCAACGTGCAGCAGCTGCGAGAGCGATTATTCATGAGCCTACGTTAATTTTAGCAGATGAGCCGACTGGAAACTTAGATTCGAAGTCAGCAAAATCATTAATGAGCGCGTTGCAAGACTTACATGAACAAAAGAAAGTGACAATTGCAATGGTAACGCATGATCCAGTAGCAGCGAGTTATTGCGAACGTATTCTATTCATTCGCGACGGAGAAATTTTCTCAGAAATACATAAAGGAAGAACGAAACAAGCCTTTTTCCAAGAAATTCTGGACGTACTTGCGATGCTAGGAGGAGAATATCATGAACTTTCGCCAGCTCGCGCTTAA
- a CDS encoding sporulation initiation phosphotransferase B, which produces MNEKWTIIDALRHSRHDWLNRMQMVKGNLSLGKVEEIHSLIDRFVQEARQESNLMGLSMPLFSEWILTYNWKQQPCLLEYEVLGKLHNLSHLDETVCTWTNQFFSMLQHSLDVYVENYVCITIECDADNARFFFDFRGKLTSVEELQNWLATQNNKWYSISYTVRDEEVSVILQPIEKSVVK; this is translated from the coding sequence ATGAATGAAAAATGGACAATTATAGATGCATTGCGCCATTCAAGACATGATTGGCTCAATCGTATGCAGATGGTGAAAGGAAACCTTTCCCTTGGAAAAGTGGAAGAAATTCATAGTCTCATCGATCGTTTTGTCCAAGAAGCGAGACAAGAATCCAATCTGATGGGGCTATCAATGCCTTTATTTTCAGAGTGGATTTTAACATATAATTGGAAACAGCAGCCGTGCTTATTGGAGTACGAAGTATTAGGGAAATTACATAACTTATCTCACTTAGATGAGACTGTATGTACATGGACGAACCAATTTTTCTCGATGCTTCAGCATAGTTTAGACGTATATGTTGAAAATTATGTTTGTATCACAATTGAATGTGACGCGGATAATGCTCGTTTCTTTTTTGATTTTCGTGGTAAGCTAACGAGTGTAGAAGAACTACAGAATTGGCTTGCGACCCAAAACAATAAATGGTATTCCATTTCTTATACAGTGCGAGACGAAGAAGTCTCAGTTATATTACAACCAATTGAAAAAAGTGTGGTGAAATAA
- a CDS encoding transcription repressor NadR yields MKQNDQKKILGEERRQLILQWLLAANEPLSGNELSKKTNVSRQVIVQDISLLKARNEPIIATAQGYLYLKPQEKQQAFERVIVCQHKPAEVRQELTMLVDHGVTIKDVKVEHPVYGDLTASIMVSNRFDVEQYLQKIENTNASYLSQLTDGIHLHTIEADSKEKLDAACEALDKAGFLVY; encoded by the coding sequence ATGAAACAAAATGACCAAAAAAAGATTTTAGGTGAAGAAAGACGACAGCTTATCCTTCAGTGGCTTCTCGCTGCAAATGAGCCGTTATCTGGGAATGAACTATCGAAGAAGACAAACGTAAGTAGGCAAGTTATCGTGCAAGATATTTCCTTGCTTAAAGCACGAAACGAACCAATTATTGCGACTGCCCAAGGCTATTTATATCTAAAACCACAAGAGAAACAACAAGCTTTTGAACGCGTAATCGTATGCCAGCACAAACCAGCAGAAGTACGTCAAGAACTTACAATGCTTGTTGACCACGGCGTTACGATTAAAGATGTAAAAGTTGAGCATCCTGTATACGGTGACTTAACAGCATCCATCATGGTAAGCAATCGCTTTGATGTAGAGCAATATTTACAAAAAATCGAAAACACAAATGCTTCCTATCTTTCACAACTAACAGATGGTATTCACTTACATACAATTGAGGCAGATTCTAAAGAAAAGTTAGATGCTGCTTGTGAGGCGTTAGATAAAGCAGGATTTCTCGTTTATTAA
- the rplU gene encoding 50S ribosomal protein L21, giving the protein MYAIIETGGKQIKVEAGQAIYIEKLDVEAGETVTFDKVLFVGGENVKVGSPVVEGATVTAKVEKQGRAKKIIVFKYKAKKNNRKKQGHRQPYTKLVVETINA; this is encoded by the coding sequence ATGTACGCAATTATCGAAACAGGTGGAAAACAAATTAAAGTTGAAGCTGGTCAAGCAATCTACATTGAAAAATTAGATGTTGAAGCTGGTGAAACTGTTACTTTTGACAAAGTTCTTTTCGTTGGTGGCGAAAACGTTAAAGTTGGTAGCCCAGTTGTAGAAGGTGCAACAGTTACTGCGAAAGTTGAAAAACAAGGTCGCGCTAAGAAAATTATCGTTTTCAAATACAAAGCGAAAAAGAACAATCGTAAGAAACAAGGTCATCGTCAACCTTACACTAAGCTAGTTGTTGAAACTATCAACGCTTAA
- a CDS encoding response regulator transcription factor has protein sequence MYKILIVEDDEKIAGILEEHLERYGYQSFRASDLRQIKDEFVKVNPHLVLLDINLPYFDGFYWCRQIRTVSNAPIIFVSARTGEMDQVMAIENGGDDYITKPFHLDIVMAKVKSALRRGYGEYASAAENDCLGVNGLLLFPSQHIVEWQGQQTELTKNEFYLLECLMKQVNQYVTREELLEALWDEVAFVDDNTLTVNVKRVRKKLEELGIKNAIVTKRGYGYALLTEWGEGHEG, from the coding sequence ATGTATAAAATATTAATTGTAGAAGATGATGAGAAAATCGCGGGAATATTAGAAGAGCATTTAGAAAGGTATGGCTATCAATCATTTAGAGCAAGTGATTTACGTCAAATAAAAGATGAGTTTGTAAAAGTGAATCCTCATCTCGTGTTACTTGATATTAATTTACCGTACTTTGACGGTTTTTATTGGTGTCGTCAAATTCGTACTGTATCGAATGCGCCAATTATTTTTGTTTCTGCAAGAACAGGAGAAATGGATCAAGTAATGGCGATTGAAAATGGCGGCGATGATTATATTACAAAGCCATTCCATTTAGATATCGTAATGGCAAAGGTGAAGAGTGCACTTCGCCGTGGTTATGGAGAGTATGCTTCTGCTGCTGAGAATGATTGTTTAGGTGTAAATGGACTGTTGTTATTCCCGTCTCAGCATATTGTTGAGTGGCAGGGACAACAAACTGAACTGACAAAAAATGAGTTCTACTTATTAGAGTGTTTAATGAAACAAGTGAATCAATATGTAACGCGCGAAGAACTGTTAGAAGCTCTATGGGATGAAGTAGCATTTGTGGATGATAATACATTAACCGTAAATGTAAAACGTGTAAGGAAGAAACTAGAGGAGTTAGGCATTAAAAATGCAATTGTAACGAAACGTGGATATGGTTATGCGCTTCTTACGGAGTGGGGCGAAGGGCATGAAGGTTAA
- a CDS encoding HAMP domain-containing histidine kinase, with product MKVKNYFMDRFSLILSYIVSLCLFGLVLQLQSLLEKESIDWSTWLYGLLLGTVVFTVYLIYDYRKRSVFLKRIEKYVTGGNTLHDSLLIDESYTSEQEMVVESFTLLRQQYMNEVHKQHAKEQQQMIFMNQWIHQMKTPVSVIELLLQKFGKEHREARVTVESIREENNRILNGLDLALHMARLEQFAKDYKVEVVNVIDVVRGIINENRKSFIQSSVFPKVMFQEDTCMVASDRKWLSIAIGQIVVNAIKYTKISEAEKKEIQFQIEEKDQKVLLHIKDNGIGIPEQDVKRIFDPFFTGINGRKTREATGMGLYITKEICDNLHHGIYVQSVEGEGTTFTFQFAKDEEYHTLMRKMTKL from the coding sequence ATGAAGGTTAAAAATTACTTCATGGACCGCTTTTCTTTAATTCTTTCTTATATTGTTAGCCTTTGTTTATTTGGGCTCGTTTTGCAGTTGCAAAGTCTTTTAGAAAAGGAATCCATTGATTGGAGTACGTGGTTATATGGACTTTTATTAGGAACTGTTGTATTTACTGTATACCTCATTTACGATTACCGAAAACGGAGTGTGTTTTTAAAGAGGATCGAAAAGTACGTTACTGGCGGAAATACATTACATGACTCTTTACTTATTGATGAATCTTATACATCAGAGCAAGAAATGGTCGTTGAATCTTTTACGTTATTAAGACAGCAATATATGAATGAAGTTCATAAACAGCATGCGAAAGAGCAACAGCAAATGATATTTATGAACCAATGGATTCACCAAATGAAAACACCAGTATCTGTTATTGAATTATTGTTGCAGAAGTTTGGCAAAGAGCATCGTGAGGCAAGAGTAACAGTTGAAAGTATCCGTGAAGAAAATAACCGCATACTAAATGGTTTAGATTTAGCGTTACATATGGCAAGACTAGAACAGTTTGCGAAAGATTATAAGGTAGAAGTAGTAAATGTTATAGATGTAGTGCGAGGTATTATTAATGAAAATCGAAAATCCTTCATTCAATCGTCTGTATTTCCGAAAGTGATGTTTCAAGAAGATACTTGTATGGTTGCATCTGATAGAAAATGGCTCAGTATTGCTATAGGTCAAATCGTTGTAAATGCAATTAAGTATACGAAAATTTCAGAAGCAGAGAAAAAGGAAATTCAATTTCAAATTGAAGAGAAAGATCAAAAAGTGTTATTACATATTAAGGACAATGGAATCGGTATTCCAGAGCAAGATGTAAAGCGTATATTTGATCCATTCTTTACGGGGATAAATGGCCGTAAAACGAGAGAAGCGACTGGGATGGGTTTATATATTACGAAGGAAATTTGCGATAATTTACATCACGGTATTTATGTGCAATCGGTTGAAGGAGAAGGGACGACATTTACGTTCCAATTTGCAAAAGATGAAGAATATCATACATTAATGAGAAAAATGACAAAACTGTAA
- a CDS encoding ribosomal-processing cysteine protease Prp, translating into MIKITISRTKLGSIQSFKMTGHADYAPHGQDLVCAGTTAVVFGSINAVEQLCNVQATIELGSDGGFLTYELPNDLDVHAAEKAQTLLEGLVVSLKTIELDYGKYIRLIEKVQEV; encoded by the coding sequence ATGATTAAAATTACGATAAGTCGCACGAAATTAGGAAGTATCCAATCATTTAAAATGACTGGACATGCCGATTATGCGCCACATGGACAAGACCTTGTCTGTGCTGGAACTACAGCGGTTGTGTTTGGTTCTATAAATGCAGTGGAACAACTTTGTAATGTGCAAGCAACTATTGAACTCGGAAGTGATGGCGGATTCTTAACGTATGAATTGCCTAATGATTTAGACGTTCATGCAGCAGAAAAAGCACAAACGCTTTTAGAAGGATTAGTTGTTTCGCTTAAGACGATCGAACTTGATTACGGAAAGTATATCCGTTTAATAGAAAAAGTGCAGGAGGTGTAA
- a CDS encoding ABC transporter permease — protein sequence MNFRQLALNNVKGNWRNYKAFLISSCLSIVVFFMYASFIYHPDVVSGNISMRKMITKGLESMNYIVVIFSALFILYANSTFLRARKKEFGLLTLIGGTKSQLGRMIILEQLMLGSIAIVVGIGVGMLCSKLFFQALSVLLKIDKTLPLVWNSKAVLITAGVYFILFLILSLFSVWTVGRLQIIDLLREARKQKVEPFAFTWLSIVGIGCIIAAYVLSFQVTFLNFLILFLPVVGLTIGGTYLLFTQGSTVVLKALQKRKQSFYTYPNMFVLSNLIYKMKDNARFLFVISIITAIVSSAVGTLYVYFEDMSYKTVVKTPHAISYEEKGLNTHSLINEEKVQELVKRHGFEDARKVTYIKLPATQKVTFFNGEHEVPITIISEKEYNAEVRKQKREQVTEVHNVPGSATMVMVDMANELMKIDRTKPYEFTMNGQKQSVQLNSPTSFSVFNDSEYLVVNDQDFEKYAKLVPDEEKTKYYGYYIEDWKSTEDLVLDLKNEIAPEKQGELRNSVFAYKDIREGGAITMFIGFFVAVLFFFFACSMTYFKWFNDKEQDRIQFKSLKRIGMTDKEIRKIAIRQMGVIFFIPILIGSIHSGVALHTLGKMLYIDLWKSGALVIGAYILASAIYFMIAQRGYLKHVKS from the coding sequence ATGAACTTTCGCCAGCTCGCGCTTAATAACGTAAAAGGAAATTGGCGTAACTATAAAGCGTTTCTTATAAGTAGTTGTTTATCGATTGTCGTATTTTTCATGTATGCTTCTTTTATTTATCATCCAGATGTCGTAAGCGGTAATATTAGTATGAGAAAGATGATCACAAAAGGATTAGAATCGATGAATTATATTGTGGTCATCTTCTCGGCACTCTTTATTTTATATGCAAATTCAACGTTTTTACGAGCAAGAAAAAAAGAGTTTGGCCTACTAACATTAATAGGCGGAACGAAATCGCAGCTCGGCCGAATGATTATATTAGAGCAACTGATGTTAGGTAGTATTGCAATTGTAGTTGGTATTGGGGTTGGAATGCTTTGTTCAAAATTATTTTTCCAAGCGTTAAGCGTATTATTAAAAATAGATAAGACACTTCCACTCGTTTGGAATAGTAAAGCAGTTCTTATTACAGCTGGTGTATACTTTATTCTATTTTTAATCCTGTCATTGTTTAGTGTTTGGACAGTAGGACGCTTGCAAATTATTGATTTATTAAGAGAGGCAAGAAAGCAAAAAGTAGAGCCGTTTGCATTTACATGGTTAAGTATAGTTGGTATAGGATGTATTATTGCTGCATATGTACTTAGCTTCCAAGTAACGTTTCTGAATTTCCTCATCCTCTTTTTACCGGTGGTAGGACTGACAATTGGCGGAACGTATTTACTATTTACACAAGGTAGTACAGTTGTATTAAAAGCATTACAAAAAAGAAAGCAATCTTTCTATACATATCCAAATATGTTTGTTCTTAGCAACCTTATTTATAAAATGAAAGATAATGCTCGTTTTCTATTTGTAATTTCTATTATTACGGCGATTGTATCCTCGGCCGTTGGCACGCTTTACGTATATTTTGAGGATATGAGTTATAAAACGGTAGTCAAAACTCCACATGCTATTTCATATGAGGAAAAGGGGTTAAATACGCATAGCCTTATTAATGAAGAAAAGGTACAGGAGCTTGTGAAGAGACACGGGTTTGAAGATGCGCGAAAAGTAACATACATAAAACTACCGGCAACACAGAAAGTAACGTTTTTTAACGGTGAACATGAAGTGCCGATCACGATTATTTCAGAAAAAGAATATAATGCAGAAGTGCGCAAACAAAAGAGAGAGCAAGTTACAGAAGTTCATAATGTACCAGGTAGTGCAACGATGGTTATGGTCGATATGGCAAATGAACTGATGAAGATAGATCGTACGAAACCGTATGAATTTACAATGAACGGACAAAAGCAGTCTGTTCAGCTAAATAGCCCAACTTCATTTTCTGTTTTTAATGATAGTGAATATCTCGTTGTAAATGATCAAGATTTTGAGAAATATGCAAAACTCGTACCAGATGAAGAAAAGACGAAATATTATGGTTATTATATTGAGGATTGGAAAAGTACAGAAGATCTTGTATTAGATTTGAAAAATGAAATTGCACCAGAAAAGCAAGGGGAATTGAGAAATTCAGTGTTTGCGTATAAGGATATAAGAGAAGGTGGAGCAATTACAATGTTCATCGGTTTCTTCGTAGCGGTACTGTTCTTCTTCTTCGCTTGTAGTATGACATACTTTAAATGGTTTAACGATAAAGAACAAGATCGTATTCAATTTAAATCGTTAAAGAGAATCGGTATGACAGATAAAGAAATTCGCAAAATTGCGATTCGACAAATGGGAGTTATCTTCTTTATCCCAATTTTAATCGGTTCCATTCATAGTGGAGTTGCTCTTCATACGTTAGGGAAAATGCTTTATATTGATTTGTGGAAATCAGGTGCGCTTGTAATTGGAGCATACATTTTAGCTTCTGCCATTTACTTTATGATCGCGCAAAGAGGATATTTAAAACACGTAAAAAGCTAG
- the rpmA gene encoding 50S ribosomal protein L27, whose amino-acid sequence MLRLDLQFFASKKGVGSTKNGRDSQSKRLGAKRADGQTVTGGSILYRQRGTKIYPGVNVGRGGDDTLYAKVDGVVRFERLGRDRKQVSVYPVAQEA is encoded by the coding sequence ATGTTAAGATTAGATCTTCAGTTTTTCGCATCTAAGAAAGGTGTAGGTAGTACAAAGAACGGTCGTGACTCTCAGTCAAAACGTCTTGGTGCTAAACGCGCAGATGGTCAAACGGTTACAGGTGGTTCAATTCTTTACCGTCAACGCGGTACAAAAATTTATCCAGGTGTTAACGTTGGTCGTGGTGGCGATGACACTTTATACGCGAAAGTTGACGGCGTAGTACGCTTTGAGCGTCTTGGCCGTGACCGCAAACAAGTGAGCGTATATCCTGTTGCTCAAGAAGCATAA
- a CDS encoding MOSC domain-containing protein — protein sequence MGIELVHFSIGKPKQMKYSEDKEMITGICKDPTEEAFLSKDGFRGDDVADLKHHGGPDRAVCVYPHEHYALWEEEFQTTLPASTFGENITVTNMLERDVCIGDTYQLGAAIIQVTQARVPCSTISKRLGIPGILPRIVATGFTGYLCRVLQEGTVRKDSKITLLERQPSNVSVLFSNEIYFHNRKDKDGIEKILAVPELADIWRGQLEDRLAKLK from the coding sequence ATGGGAATTGAACTCGTTCACTTTAGCATTGGCAAGCCGAAACAAATGAAATATAGCGAAGATAAAGAAATGATAACAGGTATATGTAAAGACCCTACAGAAGAGGCCTTTCTCTCAAAAGACGGATTTCGTGGTGATGACGTAGCGGATTTAAAACATCACGGCGGTCCTGATCGCGCTGTTTGTGTATACCCACACGAGCATTACGCACTATGGGAAGAGGAGTTTCAAACTACGCTTCCAGCTTCCACATTTGGCGAAAACATTACCGTAACAAATATGTTAGAGCGTGATGTTTGCATCGGAGATACATATCAACTAGGTGCAGCAATCATTCAAGTAACACAAGCAAGAGTACCTTGTAGCACTATTTCAAAACGCCTCGGTATTCCTGGCATTTTGCCGCGCATTGTAGCAACTGGATTTACTGGCTACCTATGCCGCGTTCTTCAAGAAGGTACTGTACGTAAAGATTCTAAAATTACATTACTAGAACGTCAACCGAGCAATGTTTCTGTTTTGTTCTCTAACGAAATTTATTTTCATAATAGAAAAGATAAAGATGGCATTGAAAAAATTCTTGCCGTTCCAGAACTAGCTGATATTTGGCGTGGTCAGTTAGAAGATCGTCTTGCGAAGTTAAAATAA
- the pheA gene encoding prephenate dehydratase: MIRVGYLGPEATFTNMAVSRFFPEAEHVPYRTIPDCIDAAANENVDFAVVPLENAIEGSVNITVDYLVHEQPLSIVGEITVPIQQHLLVHPQYAEVWDEVYAVHSHPHAIAQCHKFLNEELKGVTVRDMTSTSAAAQYVKEHPEEKIAAIANEAAAEKYGLTIVRRSIHTHKNNHTRFLVLHKKKKAVLPNNGENRGEKTTLMITLPADYAGALYQVLSAFAWRKLNLSKIESRPMKTGLGNYFFLIDVDKAYDDVLLPGVTMELEALGFSVTVLGSYSSYWL; this comes from the coding sequence ATGATTCGAGTAGGATATTTAGGACCAGAAGCAACATTTACAAATATGGCGGTGAGTCGTTTTTTTCCAGAAGCAGAGCATGTACCGTATCGAACGATTCCAGATTGTATAGATGCAGCTGCAAATGAAAATGTAGACTTCGCAGTTGTACCGTTAGAAAATGCAATAGAAGGTTCAGTGAATATAACGGTTGATTATCTTGTACATGAGCAGCCGCTTTCCATTGTAGGAGAAATTACAGTACCAATTCAGCAGCATTTACTTGTACATCCGCAGTATGCAGAAGTGTGGGATGAAGTATATGCGGTGCATTCTCATCCGCATGCCATTGCACAGTGCCATAAATTTTTAAATGAAGAATTAAAAGGAGTAACTGTTCGAGATATGACATCCACAAGTGCCGCTGCGCAATATGTGAAAGAACATCCTGAAGAGAAAATTGCCGCTATTGCAAATGAAGCAGCTGCAGAAAAATATGGATTAACAATTGTGAGGCGTAGCATTCATACGCATAAAAATAATCACACACGTTTCCTAGTACTCCATAAGAAAAAGAAAGCAGTACTCCCGAATAACGGAGAGAACCGCGGAGAGAAAACGACGCTTATGATAACGTTACCTGCAGATTATGCAGGTGCCCTATATCAAGTGTTATCAGCTTTTGCATGGAGAAAATTAAACTTATCAAAAATCGAATCGCGTCCGATGAAAACAGGTCTTGGAAATTACTTTTTCTTAATCGATGTCGATAAAGCATATGATGACGTATTATTGCCAGGCGTAACGATGGAACTTGAAGCACTCGGTTTTTCTGTTACTGTGCTGGGGAGTTATTCTTCTTATTGGTTGTAA
- a CDS encoding ABC transporter permease, which translates to MNIRQLALQNIKGNWRNYKVFFLSSCFAIFASYAYMSVIVHPYMQETMWYQNVRWGLIICNVIIISFFVIFILYSTSIFIEARKKELGLYMLMGATKSNVIGVIMTEQILIGVFANIFGIGLGMIFLKLFFMVFSMLLGLPKELPVIFDVRAIGVTFITYMVVFILLSFISALRIWNIKIIRLLKEFRTDKKEKKTSKWLCLFGFACLVGGYALALQVTMATIVIYFFPVSILVFFGTYFSFAHGATQVLEMIKRNKKIMYTYPYLFIVNQLSHRMKENGRFFFLMSMATTFVVTATGTVFLYFSSMQDMWRTGGVHSFSYIEKGISTHEVFEEGAVEKLLHQYEYDDFQYMSFVGVYASFQSNKGETTIVPLIKESEYNQEARKQKQKTYRPKKGTVTLVYYNKYNNSNVYNQKEIQLQVMNQPYQFVFNGQKEGVQFNHHPSYINGLFFVMNDEDFDSIANQVPDSEKMIYRGYTLPNIEKTKKLNEDLRKHMKQDNNAFRSNMELYVNMKEGGDITLFVGSFISILFFLTSCSIVYFKWFHNIASDRKQYGALSKLGMTKEEVWKISRWQLCMLFFAPIIVGSMHSAVALYTFHNTLFMDGSLRKVGLFILFYIAACIIYFFFAQREYKKHLD; encoded by the coding sequence ATGAACATTCGGCAACTAGCGCTGCAAAATATAAAAGGAAATTGGCGTAATTATAAAGTGTTTTTCTTAAGTAGTTGTTTTGCAATATTTGCTTCTTACGCATATATGTCTGTCATTGTGCATCCATATATGCAAGAGACGATGTGGTATCAAAACGTACGCTGGGGACTTATCATATGTAATGTTATAATCATTTCTTTTTTCGTCATATTTATTTTGTACTCTACTTCTATTTTCATAGAAGCACGTAAGAAAGAATTAGGGTTATATATGTTAATGGGAGCAACGAAGTCTAACGTAATAGGAGTGATTATGACCGAGCAAATTTTAATCGGGGTCTTCGCGAATATTTTCGGTATTGGGCTTGGTATGATATTTTTAAAACTCTTTTTTATGGTATTTAGTATGTTACTGGGGCTTCCGAAAGAACTACCTGTTATATTTGACGTAAGGGCGATTGGTGTAACATTTATTACATATATGGTCGTTTTTATTTTGTTATCTTTTATAAGTGCTTTACGTATATGGAATATAAAAATCATTCGGTTATTGAAAGAATTTCGAACAGATAAAAAAGAGAAAAAAACATCAAAGTGGCTTTGTTTATTCGGTTTTGCTTGTTTAGTGGGCGGGTATGCGTTGGCGCTACAAGTGACGATGGCTACGATAGTGATATACTTTTTCCCTGTGTCTATACTTGTCTTTTTTGGAACGTACTTTTCTTTCGCGCATGGAGCTACCCAAGTGTTAGAAATGATAAAGCGAAATAAAAAGATTATGTATACATATCCATATTTATTTATAGTGAATCAATTGTCACATCGAATGAAGGAAAATGGTCGCTTTTTCTTTCTGATGTCTATGGCAACGACGTTTGTAGTTACAGCAACAGGTACGGTGTTTTTATATTTTTCTAGCATGCAAGATATGTGGCGAACTGGAGGGGTACACTCGTTTTCGTACATAGAAAAAGGTATTTCTACTCATGAGGTCTTTGAGGAAGGTGCGGTTGAAAAATTACTGCATCAATATGAGTATGACGATTTTCAATATATGAGTTTTGTTGGAGTGTATGCATCCTTTCAGTCTAATAAGGGAGAAACAACAATAGTACCGCTTATAAAAGAAAGTGAATATAACCAAGAAGCGAGGAAACAAAAACAGAAAACGTATCGTCCTAAAAAAGGTACAGTGACACTCGTTTATTATAATAAATACAATAATTCGAATGTATATAATCAAAAAGAGATTCAATTGCAAGTAATGAATCAACCATATCAATTCGTATTTAACGGTCAGAAAGAAGGTGTTCAATTTAACCATCATCCCTCGTACATTAATGGTCTGTTCTTCGTTATGAATGATGAAGATTTTGACAGTATAGCAAATCAGGTTCCTGATTCTGAAAAAATGATATATAGAGGCTACACATTACCAAATATCGAAAAGACGAAGAAATTAAATGAAGATTTACGGAAACATATGAAACAAGATAATAATGCATTTCGAAGCAATATGGAGTTGTATGTAAATATGAAAGAAGGCGGCGATATTACTCTATTTGTAGGCTCATTTATTAGTATATTATTTTTTCTTACTTCATGTAGTATCGTGTATTTTAAATGGTTCCATAATATTGCATCGGACCGAAAGCAGTATGGTGCACTCTCTAAACTTGGAATGACGAAGGAAGAAGTATGGAAAATTTCTCGTTGGCAATTATGTATGCTATTTTTTGCGCCAATTATAGTAGGGAGTATGCATAGTGCAGTTGCGTTATATACGTTTCATAATACGCTTTTTATGGATGGATCATTAAGAAAAGTAGGTTTGTTCATTCTGTTTTATATCGCAGCATGTATCATTTATTTCTTCTTCGCTCAAAGAGAATATAAGAAACATTTAGACTAG